DNA from Alnus glutinosa chromosome 2, dhAlnGlut1.1, whole genome shotgun sequence:
ACATTAACGTTTTGGGATGCAAAAAGTTTACGATTGAACACGTTACCATCTCTGCACCTGCAGAAAGTCTAAACACCGATGGAATCCACATTGGACGATCATCTGGGATCACCATTTCCGACACAACCATTGGAACCGGTGATGATTGCATCTCCCTTGGTGATGGAAGCCAAGATGTTACTATCCAAGGAGTTAAATGTGGACCCGGCCATGGAATCAGCATAGGAAGTCTTGGCAAGTACAAGAATGAAGAACCTGTAACTCAAATCAAAGTTATAGATTGCACCATGACCGGGACAACGAATGGTGTAAGGATCAAAACATGGCCTGCCTCCCCTTCTGCCGGTGTTGCGAGCGATATAACTTTCAAGGGTATTACCATGAATGATGTCGCCAATCCTGTCATCATAGACCAAGGCTACTGCCCATACGGTCAATGCAAAGCACAGGTAGTTAATTAAGAGCATCGTATTCAAGTTTAATCTTATTATCTTCGACCGTAGATAGGTCACAATCTTCAACTGTTTAACATACCTAAACGAGATCAGattaaatcatatatttttttggtgggttttcCTGGTTTTAGGTTCCGTCTCAAATTGCGATTAGCAATTTGAACATCGAGGACATTAAAGGCACTTCTTCAACCCCGGAGGCTATTCAGATTATCTGCAGTAAGGGCACGCCATGCCAGAACGTGAAGGTTTCTAACATTGACCTTACATACAAGGGAACAGCTGGGGCAGCTAAGAGCGTATGTAAAAATGTGAAACCCACGGTCACTGGCACGCAGAACCCTCCTGTTTGTCAAAGcgattaaataaattaaaagcgccaagtcgatcgatcgctaTAAGCAGTACAAGCAAGCAGAAATAAAATGGTTTGTCGAAGCTAAAttgtaatattcttttttaacaaatattacTGCTTGTGTTCTTATGGTGAACACAGCAAATCTGCATgtaatgaaaattttgattattcaaataataatactGGTAGCCAGCAATAACATTATACAGTTGTATCGTCTTTCATCcatttctcttgtatatatatatatacttctagTTCACATTCATGGATTTTGCTACTTTGGACTTTGAAGTTCTCAATAAAATTATTCAATccaaatgacataaatttccttcaatccagtttttaaaaatgacatttgttgttgtttttgttttttttttccttaaaaaaaataggggtattttgagaattttaataagatttaacagaaaattctaatgtatggttgaaattgaaaaaaattaaaagtttgatactct
Protein-coding regions in this window:
- the LOC133861949 gene encoding exopolygalacturonase-like, whose translation is MAMNMNIAIATISLLLMLLASAANAAESAIFDVLKYGAKPNGDLAPALTSAWKEACEAGGTIVIAEETYKLSAVKLQGPCGGPVEIQLDATLQAPADANQLKGADGKASDGWIQFYRLQDFTLSGTGILDGQGASSWKKRTSSADSLFATSLRLDYITNGVVKGITSKDAKSFHINVLGCKKFTIEHVTISAPAESLNTDGIHIGRSSGITISDTTIGTGDDCISLGDGSQDVTIQGVKCGPGHGISIGSLGKYKNEEPVTQIKVIDCTMTGTTNGVRIKTWPASPSAGVASDITFKGITMNDVANPVIIDQGYCPYGQCKAQVPSQIAISNLNIEDIKGTSSTPEAIQIICSKGTPCQNVKVSNIDLTYKGTAGAAKSVCKNVKPTVTGTQNPPVCQSD